In Pseudoalteromonas piratica, the following proteins share a genomic window:
- a CDS encoding polysaccharide deacetylase family protein has translation MKIQTALCFIISICSFQALSAWQYPNNARFAISLSFDDARRSQVDVGLPLLDKHKVKGSFYIMPEQMIGYEKAWKNAGKNGHEIANHSQSHLCTGNFRWLRKQDKGLEQVDLNFIAQDIKAAQQDIINLTKQQPTGFAYPCGQTFVGRGKAVKSYVPIVAKLFDYGRTWNDETANDPYYYDPAQIRAFNMDGKTFNELIALIEQAKFDNAWIVLAGHEVGEKGLYSIDVRALEQLILYLKDPSNGFWLATVADVNRYIQERLKQSHSNNH, from the coding sequence ATGAAAATTCAGACGGCATTGTGCTTCATTATAAGTATTTGCAGCTTTCAAGCACTTTCAGCATGGCAATATCCAAATAATGCTCGCTTTGCAATTAGCTTAAGTTTTGACGATGCCAGAAGGTCGCAGGTAGATGTTGGCTTACCTCTGCTTGATAAGCACAAAGTAAAAGGGTCATTTTACATAATGCCTGAACAGATGATTGGCTATGAAAAAGCATGGAAAAATGCAGGAAAAAATGGCCATGAGATAGCAAATCACAGTCAAAGTCACTTATGTACTGGCAATTTTCGTTGGTTACGTAAACAAGACAAAGGCTTGGAGCAGGTGGACCTTAATTTTATTGCTCAAGATATAAAAGCAGCTCAGCAAGACATTATAAATTTAACAAAACAACAGCCAACAGGGTTTGCTTACCCATGCGGCCAAACATTTGTCGGCCGAGGCAAGGCTGTAAAAAGCTATGTGCCTATCGTTGCAAAGCTGTTTGATTATGGACGCACTTGGAATGATGAAACCGCGAATGACCCCTACTATTACGATCCTGCTCAAATTCGCGCTTTTAATATGGATGGCAAAACATTTAATGAGCTAATAGCATTAATAGAACAAGCAAAGTTTGATAATGCTTGGATTGTTTTGGCAGGTCACGAAGTGGGTGAAAAGGGGCTTTACAGTATTGATGTACGTGCGCTAGAGCAGCTTATCCTGTATTTAAAAGACCCATCAAATGGCTTTTGGTTGGCAACCGTTGCAGACGTAAATCGCTATATTCAAGAACGATTAAAACAGTCGCATAGTAATAATCATTAA
- a CDS encoding serine hydrolase domain-containing protein, whose amino-acid sequence MSVFKRIISFITLSVTWGCLCLYGALNGWWLTSLASQGDTQNFINAIQQQLLTEAKGNLAITVIESGRVVSQQFSPSIDKINQNTLFPVASMSKLFTAYGIIQLAKTGEIDLDAPIANYLTPAWQLPASSFDHNKVTVRTLLSHTSGLVDGLGFADIPETQRLPSLLQSLQNPQGANGSVQLKLGYAPTSQWQYSGGGYLITEHIIENITGVPFESFMADNVFTPLNMKRATFQFIGKQKNIANSYDSAGKKADFYQYASPAATGLLASSYDLTQFVLALQQIDNKTDKTIRTLTQPLGYKLGAPIWGMGVMLYAPTSQGSFVYGHDGANEPAINSALRINPINKDAIIVLSSGGDQLATHIASEWTFWQTGIPDFLNFDKAISSALMPFTVGIFLLLVGFVYFYQVHTKTALSPILDQ is encoded by the coding sequence ATGTCTGTGTTTAAAAGAATCATCAGCTTTATTACATTAAGTGTGACTTGGGGTTGCTTATGCCTTTATGGCGCGCTCAATGGGTGGTGGTTAACGTCACTTGCCTCTCAAGGGGATACACAAAACTTTATTAATGCTATACAGCAGCAACTGTTAACCGAAGCCAAAGGTAATTTGGCGATAACAGTAATTGAAAGTGGCCGTGTTGTGTCACAACAGTTCTCGCCATCAATCGATAAGATAAACCAAAATACCTTGTTCCCTGTTGCCTCGATGAGCAAATTATTTACCGCTTATGGCATCATTCAGCTGGCCAAAACAGGGGAAATAGATTTAGATGCGCCCATTGCGAATTACTTAACGCCTGCGTGGCAATTACCCGCATCCAGTTTTGATCATAATAAAGTGACTGTGCGCACATTGCTTTCTCATACTTCGGGATTAGTAGATGGTTTAGGTTTTGCTGATATCCCGGAAACACAGAGATTGCCAAGCTTATTGCAATCATTACAAAATCCACAAGGCGCTAATGGCAGCGTACAGCTTAAACTTGGCTATGCGCCAACAAGCCAATGGCAATATTCGGGTGGCGGTTACTTGATCACAGAGCACATCATTGAAAACATTACAGGTGTACCTTTTGAATCATTTATGGCAGACAACGTCTTTACTCCACTAAACATGAAACGTGCTACTTTTCAATTCATTGGCAAGCAAAAAAACATTGCAAACAGCTATGATAGCGCGGGGAAAAAAGCTGATTTTTATCAATACGCGAGTCCTGCTGCAACTGGGTTATTAGCAAGCTCGTATGATTTAACCCAGTTTGTGCTTGCCTTACAACAAATCGATAATAAAACGGATAAAACCATCCGCACTTTAACTCAGCCATTAGGTTATAAACTTGGTGCACCTATTTGGGGGATGGGGGTAATGCTTTACGCACCGACATCACAAGGGAGTTTCGTTTATGGCCATGATGGCGCAAACGAGCCAGCTATTAATAGTGCGCTTCGTATCAACCCCATCAACAAGGATGCAATCATTGTGTTGAGTTCTGGCGGCGATCAACTTGCTACTCACATTGCATCTGAATGGACATTTTGGCAAACCGGTATCCCCGACTTTTTAAATTTTGATAAGGCTATTTCCAGTGCCCTAATGCCTTTTACCGTTGGTATATTTCTACTATTAGTTGGTTTTGTGTATTTCTATCAAGTACACACAAAAACAGCATTAAGTCCAATATTGGATCAGTAA
- a CDS encoding helix-turn-helix domain-containing protein — translation MTIRINLDIELAKNKMSLKQLSSDIGISMTNLSLLKNGKVKAIRFSTLEAICHALNCQPGDILQYESTEPDNMSD, via the coding sequence ATGACTATACGCATAAACTTAGATATAGAACTGGCTAAAAACAAAATGTCTTTGAAGCAGTTATCCAGCGACATCGGAATTTCAATGACAAATTTGTCTTTGCTTAAAAATGGCAAAGTAAAAGCCATTCGGTTCTCAACACTAGAAGCAATTTGTCACGCTCTGAACTGTCAGCCAGGTGATATTTTGCAATACGAATCAACTGAACCAGACAATATGTCGGATTAA
- a CDS encoding ROK family transcriptional regulator: protein MKGSNAKQNKALNLRLALSQIVALGPISRVEIARNTNLTKQTITNMVETLLEHDLVSEVGIKKAEGAGKPSKMLCFNEKAAFSIAIRIMGNELFVGIFKLNGDCINSLTTLFENSELVSKATYLVNTLINIDNIDSNKILGVGLAVQDSNNFALDGHKAAKETQIELAKSLNLPVALESTASACAAYQMLFGEAQTLHSFVYVHIGNRIESSVVYNRNILLGQNGLTGALGDIFVTPETDNETGELGRLNDFASLNSLKSALNLTTQKHDDFLASLNENNKQLPIWVNKAEEPMRIAIHTIESMFNSQTIILGGDINEWLLETLIKQLRPYIPSIAQFGERQVIRLIKTPDVSQITQKGIATLPLYAALGYENHHILYCPNTLQPTQLQSLIYALDA from the coding sequence TTGAAAGGATCAAACGCAAAGCAAAATAAAGCGCTCAATTTAAGATTGGCACTCTCTCAGATCGTTGCTTTAGGCCCAATATCCCGTGTAGAAATCGCCCGAAATACCAACTTAACGAAACAAACCATCACTAACATGGTTGAAACCTTATTGGAGCACGATTTAGTTTCGGAAGTGGGTATTAAAAAAGCTGAGGGGGCAGGTAAGCCTTCAAAAATGCTTTGCTTCAATGAAAAAGCCGCCTTTTCAATTGCCATACGGATTATGGGAAATGAACTGTTTGTCGGTATTTTTAAACTGAATGGCGATTGTATTAATAGCCTCACAACCTTATTCGAAAACAGCGAATTAGTGTCAAAAGCCACTTATCTGGTAAATACCCTTATCAATATTGATAATATCGATAGCAACAAAATTTTGGGTGTTGGACTGGCAGTTCAAGATAGCAACAATTTTGCTTTAGACGGGCATAAGGCAGCAAAAGAAACACAAATCGAATTAGCCAAAAGCTTAAACCTACCGGTAGCACTCGAAAGTACAGCTTCCGCTTGCGCTGCCTATCAAATGCTATTTGGTGAAGCGCAAACGTTACATAGTTTTGTTTATGTACACATTGGTAATCGCATTGAATCTTCTGTTGTTTATAATCGCAACATTTTACTGGGCCAAAATGGCTTAACTGGCGCATTGGGTGATATTTTTGTCACACCCGAAACCGATAATGAAACTGGCGAATTGGGTCGCCTAAATGACTTCGCATCCCTTAATTCACTGAAAAGCGCACTTAATTTAACCACTCAAAAACATGATGATTTTCTGGCATCACTCAACGAAAACAATAAACAACTACCAATCTGGGTAAATAAAGCTGAAGAGCCGATGCGCATTGCGATTCATACCATAGAATCGATGTTTAACAGTCAAACAATCATTTTAGGGGGCGATATCAATGAATGGTTACTTGAAACGCTCATCAAGCAACTTAGGCCATACATTCCAAGTATTGCGCAATTTGGAGAGCGCCAAGTAATTCGTTTAATTAAAACCCCAGACGTGAGCCAAATCACGCAAAAGGGCATTGCGACTTTGCCTCTGTATGCTGCATTAGGTTACGAAAATCATCACATTCTGTATTGTCCTAACACGCTTCAACCTACTCAGTTACAATCCTTAATTTATGCTTTAGACGCATAA
- a CDS encoding substrate-binding domain-containing protein yields MKEQGQQKRQCMRRFKKIITLTTGIYCSLMATWSAAEQEIDWQQAKQASSISMTNQQVELIKQKKLTAAMAWHGASPWISAVSRGASDTFEMLGINVVASTDAQFDPAKQVADLENITALKPNILLSLSVDGISTKQSYQKALQSGSQLMLLSNPIPGFVHGKDYVGIVTDDMFGMGKEAAISIRKAFGENAKIGMIFHDAQYFITNNRDDAFRKEIAKSKGLDIVIEKGFVKEHETSAIAAAMILQHPELDVIYVSWDAAAEGVIEALRSFGNRYIKVVTHDLGVNNLLDMAMHGNMLATISDRPYVIGATMAKLGALATLGESAPHFTLVPYDAVTHENIAEIWQHAFKAPLPKMLDLALKQ; encoded by the coding sequence ATGAAAGAGCAAGGACAGCAAAAAAGGCAATGTATGCGCCGTTTTAAGAAGATTATCACTTTAACAACGGGAATATATTGTTCTTTAATGGCTACTTGGAGTGCTGCTGAACAAGAAATCGATTGGCAACAAGCGAAACAAGCGTCATCAATTTCAATGACTAATCAGCAAGTTGAATTAATTAAACAAAAGAAATTAACGGCAGCAATGGCATGGCATGGCGCAAGTCCATGGATAAGTGCAGTATCTCGAGGTGCATCAGACACCTTTGAAATGTTAGGCATAAACGTAGTTGCTAGCACTGATGCGCAATTTGACCCTGCAAAACAAGTCGCTGACCTAGAAAATATTACAGCGCTCAAGCCAAATATCCTTTTGTCGCTGAGTGTTGATGGGATAAGTACCAAGCAAAGTTATCAAAAAGCACTCCAGAGTGGTTCTCAACTGATGTTGCTCAGTAATCCTATTCCGGGGTTTGTTCATGGCAAAGATTATGTGGGCATTGTGACTGATGACATGTTTGGTATGGGGAAAGAAGCTGCCATTAGCATTCGAAAAGCGTTTGGCGAAAACGCCAAAATAGGCATGATCTTTCACGATGCACAGTATTTTATCACCAATAATCGCGATGATGCATTTCGCAAAGAAATAGCGAAATCGAAAGGCCTGGATATTGTGATTGAAAAAGGCTTTGTAAAAGAGCACGAAACCAGTGCGATAGCTGCCGCTATGATATTACAACACCCAGAGCTCGATGTGATTTATGTATCATGGGATGCTGCGGCAGAAGGGGTTATTGAAGCGCTGCGCTCATTTGGTAACCGTTATATTAAAGTCGTCACGCATGATCTTGGCGTGAATAACCTGCTTGATATGGCGATGCATGGAAACATGCTTGCGACCATTTCTGATAGACCCTATGTGATTGGGGCAACAATGGCAAAGTTGGGTGCATTAGCCACATTGGGCGAATCGGCTCCCCATTTTACACTGGTGCCTTATGATGCCGTAACGCACGAGAATATCGCTGAAATTTGGCAACATGCGTTTAAAGCGCCATTACCAAAAATGCTTGACCTTGCACTAAAACAATAA
- the maoP gene encoding DUF413 domain-containing protein — protein MAAEIRLGGRKFYDDEHFPGGIDRAGFFTIPEANFLINYGYTLNDLYCGELTPTNEVEQRFVDSVMSDEESAVYEVRLWRKYLKALYKVSHRASANSSRNEISRSFESHDEA, from the coding sequence ATGGCAGCTGAAATTAGATTAGGTGGTCGAAAATTTTATGACGATGAACACTTTCCTGGTGGCATCGATAGGGCTGGCTTTTTCACTATTCCTGAGGCAAATTTTTTAATTAATTATGGCTATACATTAAACGATTTGTACTGTGGCGAATTAACGCCCACAAATGAAGTGGAGCAGCGCTTTGTTGACAGTGTTATGTCGGATGAAGAGTCTGCAGTTTATGAAGTGCGATTATGGCGCAAATACTTAAAAGCACTTTATAAAGTGAGCCATAGAGCGAGTGCGAACAGTTCTCGCAATGAAATATCTAGGTCGTTTGAGAGTCACGATGAAGCATGA
- a CDS encoding methyl-accepting chemotaxis protein, whose product MRHLSIQTKLITFISTTLALLVITLVASSWVQLNSNNHTQSNRVQSVLLSEINEKLMSKTQYYATEIASYINTEYKIPLTLSGGLANTAMTSPLSREGVYQLSLGALASNPDISSIYAQFEANGYDQKDSEFRSGYTHSVPDAGTLEIYITRESDGRLVQHQVEDAAEKYLSEKNEFGFRESEWYLCAKDTKRPCIMEPYLYEIEPGQSELMTSLTVPIISNNQFIGIVGADINLPKFQSLTESISNGLYNGQAKVTILSNIGLVVGSSHYKKIARPLSESLTNGDANNIMSIRKRQEQIEVGDNLVFAMPINISAANTTWSLIVELPKSVALANAFELAQEQADASASVGRSMIFIGVLVSIIAIAVSIMILRTIVRPITEIKQRIENLASSEGDLTVSLDVTQHEELILLAAGFNQFTEKLRNMIDGLKDLANDAFSQSSNTSQAAQDIKAKVNMQHMEIDSVVTAINELSATASEVARSSESAATTTNETNLKVKESERGIVAASQSVETMTDHVNSAKESIGAVSERSNDITHILDVIRSIAEQTNLLALNAAIEAARAGEQGRGFAVVADEVRSLASKTQDSTNEISQLIDNLKNEVGKSESIIDKSVSQASEAMEHCATAASQMGEMVNELALISNEVTQIATAAEEQSAVTEDLSANMTGISDAAAELSALADTVEQAAQQLTYLVEQKHKQLGQLKTQ is encoded by the coding sequence ATGCGCCATCTTTCTATACAAACTAAATTAATCACATTTATTTCAACCACACTGGCTTTGCTGGTCATCACACTAGTTGCAAGCAGTTGGGTGCAATTGAATAGCAATAATCACACTCAAAGTAATCGCGTTCAATCTGTTTTGCTCAGTGAGATTAACGAAAAGCTTATGAGTAAAACCCAGTATTATGCGACTGAAATCGCAAGCTATATAAATACTGAGTATAAAATCCCACTCACGCTGTCTGGGGGATTGGCAAATACCGCAATGACAAGCCCGTTATCTCGAGAAGGTGTTTATCAATTAAGTTTGGGAGCACTGGCAAGTAATCCAGATATTTCTTCAATATACGCACAATTCGAAGCAAATGGTTATGACCAAAAAGACAGTGAATTTCGCTCTGGGTATACCCATTCAGTACCAGATGCGGGCACGCTTGAAATTTATATTACACGAGAAAGTGATGGTCGCTTAGTACAGCATCAAGTTGAAGATGCTGCTGAAAAATATTTAAGTGAAAAAAATGAATTTGGATTTCGCGAAAGCGAATGGTATTTGTGTGCCAAAGACACAAAGCGGCCATGTATTATGGAACCGTATTTGTATGAGATTGAACCCGGCCAATCAGAATTGATGACCTCGTTAACGGTGCCAATTATCAGTAATAATCAATTTATTGGTATTGTCGGTGCAGATATCAATTTACCAAAGTTTCAATCACTTACTGAAAGCATTTCAAATGGCCTGTATAACGGGCAAGCCAAAGTCACAATTTTAAGTAATATCGGTTTAGTCGTTGGCTCTAGCCACTATAAAAAAATAGCTCGCCCGCTTAGCGAATCGCTCACCAATGGCGATGCAAATAATATAATGAGCATCCGAAAGCGACAAGAACAGATTGAAGTTGGTGATAATTTGGTTTTTGCTATGCCAATTAATATTAGTGCTGCTAATACGACATGGAGTCTTATCGTGGAGTTGCCGAAAAGTGTCGCATTAGCCAATGCGTTTGAACTTGCACAAGAACAAGCCGATGCCTCTGCGAGTGTTGGTCGTTCAATGATATTTATTGGTGTATTGGTATCAATTATAGCGATTGCGGTATCAATTATGATTCTTCGCACCATTGTTAGGCCGATTACTGAAATTAAACAACGCATTGAAAACCTTGCAAGCAGTGAAGGTGATCTCACTGTGAGTCTTGATGTAACGCAACATGAAGAACTAATTTTATTGGCTGCGGGATTTAATCAATTTACTGAAAAGTTACGCAATATGATTGATGGTCTAAAAGATCTTGCGAACGATGCATTTAGTCAATCTTCCAATACCTCTCAGGCAGCGCAAGACATCAAGGCCAAGGTAAATATGCAACATATGGAAATTGATAGTGTTGTGACCGCCATTAATGAACTCAGTGCGACTGCGAGCGAAGTGGCGCGCTCTTCTGAAAGCGCAGCGACCACAACAAATGAGACTAATTTAAAAGTAAAAGAAAGTGAACGGGGTATTGTGGCTGCGTCACAGTCAGTTGAAACGATGACAGATCATGTAAATAGCGCCAAAGAATCAATCGGTGCTGTTTCAGAGCGCAGTAATGATATTACGCACATTCTAGATGTCATTCGTTCCATTGCGGAACAAACAAATTTACTAGCGCTTAATGCGGCAATTGAAGCGGCTCGTGCCGGTGAGCAAGGGCGCGGTTTTGCTGTAGTTGCAGATGAAGTTCGTTCACTTGCATCAAAAACACAAGACTCGACCAATGAAATAAGTCAATTAATTGATAACCTGAAAAATGAAGTTGGCAAATCGGAATCGATTATTGATAAATCAGTTTCTCAAGCGAGTGAAGCCATGGAACATTGTGCTACCGCCGCATCGCAAATGGGTGAGATGGTGAATGAACTTGCTTTGATTTCAAATGAAGTAACGCAAATCGCCACCGCAGCTGAAGAGCAAAGTGCGGTGACTGAAGATTTAAGTGCTAATATGACAGGTATTTCCGATGCTGCTGCAGAGCTTTCAGCACTTGCTGATACCGTAGAGCAAGCCGCGCAGCAACTTACCTATTTAGTTGAGCAAAAACATAAACAATTAGGCCAGCTTAAAACGCAATAA
- a CDS encoding tetratricopeptide repeat protein has product MLRFVCLFLIVTSSFTWSAQTDDRLKEAKDYLTVKPSESLHILQEIAATSELNDKQQIEWYILNMRASLPLGKLDNLIQSVNSVFKYRSHPYFAENITSITSALGIWLRRNRYLIDAELSFKCSYQSASNDRLRVILNNSLALLAREVGDLERAKSLFEYSAKMAKADKNLNMMGMISFNQGLIAFDAGQVAKAETYFRKALEYYQAINKGAGKVRVGTYLLFAFVVQKELTNYQRLYLPTYQQSQAFPNEATKALLAWVNAGYMHQTGKLINSQMRDELLKHFTKISDYHEQLLVIEHLAKPLGIALTVSERKPQHDRFQAEWFELVEKCHFT; this is encoded by the coding sequence ATGCTGCGTTTTGTTTGCTTATTTTTGATTGTCACTTCATCTTTTACTTGGAGTGCGCAAACAGATGATAGATTAAAAGAGGCGAAAGATTATTTAACGGTTAAACCCTCAGAAAGCTTACATATTCTTCAAGAAATTGCCGCAACATCAGAACTCAACGATAAGCAACAAATCGAGTGGTATATTTTAAATATGCGCGCGTCGTTACCGCTTGGTAAGTTAGATAACTTAATTCAATCCGTAAATAGTGTGTTTAAATACCGCAGCCATCCTTATTTTGCCGAAAATATAACGTCGATTACCAGTGCTTTGGGAATTTGGTTAAGGCGAAATCGTTACCTTATCGATGCAGAACTTAGTTTTAAATGCTCTTATCAAAGCGCCAGCAATGATCGCCTGCGCGTGATTTTAAATAACAGTTTAGCTTTGTTAGCCCGAGAGGTGGGAGACCTTGAACGTGCAAAATCGTTATTTGAGTATTCAGCCAAAATGGCAAAAGCAGATAAAAATTTAAATATGATGGGTATGATAAGTTTTAATCAAGGTCTTATTGCGTTTGATGCCGGGCAGGTTGCTAAAGCAGAAACTTATTTTCGTAAGGCTCTTGAGTATTATCAGGCAATTAACAAAGGTGCTGGTAAAGTTAGGGTTGGCACCTATTTGCTGTTTGCTTTTGTGGTGCAAAAAGAGCTGACAAACTATCAACGATTATATTTGCCCACATATCAACAAAGCCAAGCTTTTCCAAATGAAGCGACTAAAGCCTTATTAGCTTGGGTTAACGCCGGCTACATGCATCAAACGGGCAAATTGATAAACAGCCAAATGCGTGATGAGCTACTTAAACACTTCACTAAAATTAGTGACTATCACGAACAGCTGCTTGTTATAGAACACCTTGCCAAACCACTGGGTATCGCATTAACCGTTAGTGAAAGAAAACCACAGCATGATCGCTTTCAAGCCGAGTGGTTTGAGCTCGTAGAAAAATGTCATTTTACTTAG
- a CDS encoding ATP-binding cassette domain-containing protein codes for MVRTALDQVALELKGIQKSFGAVTALKNVSFKINKGEVVGLLGDNGAGKSTLVRCISGIHAPDKGEIRVNDKQVQITNPEQARDAGIETVFQDLAMVPEFNIADNLFLNREIKHKNPILRALGWLDKKAMEKRAKKAINRLNSRIPSFQAQIQSLSGGQRQAVAIARAVNWGADIVIMDEPTAALGVEQSAQVNELINVISSQGVAVLLISHNMQHVIDTCDRAVVLYQGESVADVSVSDVSKEDLVALITGAKTALQVSASAA; via the coding sequence ATGGTTAGAACCGCATTAGATCAAGTTGCTTTGGAACTGAAAGGTATTCAAAAAAGCTTTGGCGCCGTGACAGCACTAAAAAACGTGAGTTTTAAAATCAATAAAGGCGAAGTTGTTGGTTTGTTAGGAGATAATGGCGCGGGTAAATCAACGTTAGTACGCTGTATTTCGGGGATTCATGCACCAGACAAAGGCGAAATTCGTGTAAATGATAAACAAGTACAAATTACCAACCCCGAACAAGCAAGGGATGCGGGTATCGAAACAGTTTTCCAAGATCTTGCAATGGTACCGGAGTTCAATATTGCGGATAATCTGTTTCTAAATCGTGAAATAAAGCACAAAAACCCTATTTTACGTGCCTTAGGCTGGCTAGATAAAAAAGCCATGGAAAAGCGTGCCAAAAAAGCCATTAATCGTTTAAACAGTCGGATCCCAAGTTTTCAAGCACAAATCCAATCTCTTTCAGGTGGCCAACGCCAAGCGGTTGCGATTGCACGCGCGGTTAACTGGGGGGCTGATATTGTGATTATGGATGAACCCACAGCAGCACTTGGTGTTGAACAAAGTGCGCAAGTAAACGAGCTCATCAACGTGATCAGTTCACAAGGCGTCGCAGTACTGTTGATCAGCCACAATATGCAACATGTGATTGATACGTGTGACAGAGCAGTGGTGCTCTATCAAGGTGAATCAGTTGCTGATGTGTCGGTATCCGATGTCTCTAAAGAAGATTTGGTGGCGCTTATCACCGGTGCTAAAACTGCGCTGCAAGTGAGCGCCAGTGCGGCATAG
- a CDS encoding ABC transporter permease: protein MSASDLTLIERKSRVMEFVSKYAFKRELFIYYIFLAVLLLFAVVLHDTAFFSLTNFMNIIRQTAPITVMAVGLTFALAVGHIDLSIGAVVALSALVGAVLLQYTGIGLAVLGALSVGLVVGLVNGYLIERLQVSSLLITLGTMGVITGLARQFTNLESVPIINGDFTGFFGAGEFFGIPSLLIWTLVIAGFGYVALTKLAFGRHLLAVGGSPKAALAMGIKVTRIRVYALVISSMAAALAGLLYAGRLHGARYTLGEADLLTVIAAVAIGGTSLFGGRACIIGAVLGSWLMGLINNGLILSGFSTNEQMIARGLILIVAVAIGVKEIKNG, encoded by the coding sequence ATGAGTGCCAGTGACTTAACACTAATTGAAAGAAAATCGCGAGTGATGGAATTTGTAAGTAAATACGCATTTAAACGTGAGTTATTTATTTATTACATTTTTTTAGCTGTACTGCTGTTGTTTGCTGTAGTGCTTCACGATACCGCCTTTTTTAGCTTAACCAATTTTATGAACATCATTCGTCAAACTGCGCCAATAACGGTGATGGCGGTAGGATTGACCTTCGCCTTAGCAGTGGGCCATATTGATTTGTCCATAGGCGCTGTTGTTGCGCTGTCAGCCTTGGTTGGTGCGGTTTTGTTGCAATATACAGGTATTGGATTGGCTGTGTTAGGCGCGCTTTCGGTCGGTTTAGTTGTTGGTTTAGTTAATGGCTATTTAATCGAACGACTACAGGTGTCTTCTCTGTTAATCACACTGGGCACAATGGGCGTAATTACCGGACTTGCTCGTCAATTTACCAATCTTGAGTCGGTGCCAATTATTAATGGTGATTTCACCGGTTTTTTTGGCGCCGGTGAGTTCTTTGGTATTCCTTCATTACTTATATGGACCCTAGTAATTGCAGGCTTTGGTTATGTGGCACTCACTAAATTGGCATTTGGGCGTCACTTATTGGCCGTAGGCGGGAGCCCAAAAGCAGCACTTGCAATGGGTATAAAAGTAACGCGTATTCGAGTGTATGCCTTGGTGATTTCTTCAATGGCTGCAGCCTTGGCAGGTCTATTGTATGCAGGTCGCTTACACGGTGCTCGTTATACACTCGGTGAGGCAGACTTACTCACAGTAATTGCAGCAGTTGCAATTGGTGGCACAAGTTTATTCGGTGGACGTGCATGCATTATTGGTGCAGTACTTGGTTCATGGTTAATGGGGCTGATCAATAACGGGCTTATTCTGTCAGGCTTTTCAACTAATGAACAAATGATTGCCAGAGGGCTGATTTTGATTGTTGCAGTCGCAATCGGTGTTAAGGAGATTAAAAATGGTTAG